The Ruminococcus bovis genome includes a region encoding these proteins:
- the recJ gene encoding single-stranded-DNA-specific exonuclease RecJ — MKVWSVAKVNKERAIAMANRLEIPPLLAMMLDIRGITKEEDVINFLQENKDFSDPFLMKDMDKAVERITTAVENGEKICVYGDYDADGVTSTSLLYSYLRDSLGADVMFYIPTRTGEGYGMNKGALDKIHSQGVTLIITVDNGISAREEIDYGNTLGIDTVITDHHMPSGEIPKAVAVVNAHQKDDKSPFKDFSGVGVAFKLVMAIEGEYADVDSLLENFSDIATLGTIGDIVPLVGENRTLVKNGLRHIQNSDRIGINAMKQESGIAEKEINSSNVAFTLVPRINAGGRLGSSEKSVNLLLTEDEDEAVTIADKLGMDNRERQSIEKEILASIDEEVRRTPNIVNDKILVFAGKGWHQGVVGIVASRIKEIYDKPTIIIGIDDDGVARGSGRSVEGFSLCDAVFACSEHLTHYGGHPMAVGISLEKEKINDFRKAINAYCKDIKMPYNILHIDCKLNPNQLDLSILDSLSYIEPCGASNPSPIFGLYNMTVIATKEMGNGKHMRITLSRGQGQVPVYAVYFNHNFQSCSYRNGDIVDVAVSLDRNIYNGQENLSVIIKDIKYSQSNNEELIDSERIFDKFAKRYRLTKNEVMSILPTRNDFAYVYRFLKQNKGFIYGEYALVNALNYKISMGKLIVILYSMKELGLINWQQGLYQSIIEMKESGKVNLEDSVFIKKLKEGI; from the coding sequence ATGAAAGTTTGGTCAGTTGCAAAAGTGAATAAAGAAAGGGCAATAGCTATGGCTAATAGGCTAGAAATCCCACCACTTCTTGCAATGATGCTGGATATTCGTGGAATTACCAAAGAAGAAGATGTTATTAATTTTCTTCAAGAGAATAAAGATTTTTCTGATCCATTTCTTATGAAAGATATGGACAAGGCTGTTGAAAGAATAACTACAGCAGTAGAAAACGGTGAGAAAATCTGTGTTTATGGTGACTATGATGCTGATGGTGTAACAAGTACTTCACTACTTTATAGTTACCTTAGGGATAGCTTAGGTGCTGATGTAATGTTCTATATTCCTACTCGTACAGGAGAGGGATACGGAATGAATAAGGGTGCTTTAGATAAAATTCATTCACAAGGTGTTACCCTTATTATTACAGTTGATAACGGTATCTCAGCAAGAGAAGAAATCGACTATGGAAATACTTTAGGTATAGATACAGTAATAACCGACCACCATATGCCTTCAGGTGAAATTCCAAAGGCAGTAGCAGTAGTTAATGCCCACCAAAAGGATGACAAAAGTCCCTTTAAAGACTTTTCAGGTGTTGGTGTAGCATTTAAACTTGTAATGGCTATTGAGGGTGAATATGCTGATGTTGATAGTTTACTTGAAAACTTTAGTGATATAGCAACCTTAGGTACAATAGGGGATATTGTTCCTTTAGTTGGTGAAAATCGTACTTTAGTAAAGAATGGTTTAAGACATATCCAAAATAGCGACAGAATAGGCATTAATGCTATGAAACAAGAGTCAGGCATTGCTGAGAAAGAAATAAATTCAAGCAATGTTGCATTTACTTTAGTTCCTAGAATAAATGCAGGTGGTAGGCTTGGTTCATCAGAAAAAAGTGTAAATCTACTTTTAACAGAAGATGAAGATGAGGCAGTTACCATTGCCGATAAATTGGGAATGGATAATAGAGAAAGACAAAGTATAGAGAAAGAAATTCTTGCTTCAATTGATGAAGAAGTAAGGAGAACTCCCAACATTGTCAATGACAAAATTTTGGTATTTGCCGGAAAAGGTTGGCACCAAGGTGTTGTTGGTATAGTAGCCTCTAGAATAAAAGAAATTTACGATAAACCCACAATTATTATCGGAATTGATGATGATGGTGTAGCAAGAGGCAGTGGCAGAAGTGTAGAGGGTTTTTCCCTATGTGATGCAGTTTTTGCCTGTTCTGAACACCTTACTCATTATGGTGGCCACCCTATGGCAGTAGGTATCAGCTTAGAAAAAGAAAAAATCAATGATTTCAGAAAAGCTATTAATGCCTATTGCAAAGATATAAAAATGCCTTATAATATATTACATATAGATTGTAAGCTAAATCCCAATCAGCTTGATTTGTCAATACTAGATTCTTTAAGCTATATTGAACCTTGTGGTGCAAGTAATCCTTCACCGATTTTTGGTTTATATAATATGACTGTTATTGCTACCAAAGAAATGGGTAACGGCAAGCATATGCGTATTACTCTTTCTAGGGGACAAGGACAAGTACCTGTATATGCAGTATATTTTAATCACAATTTTCAATCTTGTTCATATAGAAACGGTGATATAGTTGATGTGGCAGTAAGCCTTGACAGAAACATATATAACGGTCAAGAAAATTTAAGTGTTATTATTAAGGATATTAAGTATAGCCAAAGCAACAATGAAGAACTTATTGATAGCGAAAGAATTTTTGATAAATTTGCAAAAAGGTATAGACTTACTAAAAATGAAGTAATGTCAATTCTTCCAACAAGAAATGACTTTGCCTATGTATATAGATTTTTAAAACAGAATAAAGGCTTTATCTATGGTGAATATGCCTTGGTAAATGCCCTAAATTACAAGATTTCTATGGGTAAACTTATTGTTATTCTTTATTCAATGAAAGAACTTGGCTTAATAAATTGGCAGCAAGGACTTTACCAAAGTATCATTGAAATGAAAGAAAGTGGCAAGGTAAACCTAGAAGATTCTGTTTTTATCAAAAAACTTAAGGAGGGAATATAA
- the recN gene encoding DNA repair protein RecN → MLSTLYIENIAVIEKTNIDFTKGLNVLTGETGAGKSIIIDSINAVTGHRTSKDIIRTGSDSAFVSATFTNISKEIKEKVLDLGFQVDDDTLILSRELSLNGRNTCRINDRPTTVSTLKEIGIELINIHGQHESLELMSPESHINYIDNFAELSSVIDDYNVSFKELKKLNKLLKENGGDESQRLYEIDLLTFQVDEINNASLTVGEEEELQNEKKLLQNSEKVRQYLDKSKSILSGYNGGNACEMVDEASTNLIKASNFLEEAEDVSNRLSDLSYALQDISAEISDLIDELEFNPSRLEEIEIRLDEIYKLKRKYGNSIEEILEYGEKAQKKLKKLLNYDKDMAEAKEQYEKLYDITLEKAENLTSLRKKAGKEFSHRVEEEMKFLDMPNVRITVSIEQSPLYSKGKDKVEILISANPGETPKPVSKIASGGELSRMMLAIKTVLSESDTIDTLIFDEVDTGISGKASRKVGLKLKEVSKNRQVICVTHQVQIASLADNHNLIRKNVKGERTFTDVTTLDYNGRIEELARIMGGIEITENTKKLAEEMLNNN, encoded by the coding sequence ATGCTCAGCACCCTTTATATAGAAAACATAGCAGTTATAGAAAAAACAAATATAGATTTTACAAAAGGACTAAATGTACTAACCGGTGAAACCGGTGCAGGTAAAAGTATTATTATTGATTCGATCAACGCAGTAACAGGTCACAGAACAAGTAAGGATATTATCCGAACAGGTAGTGACAGTGCATTTGTTTCTGCTACTTTTACTAATATTTCTAAGGAAATTAAGGAGAAAGTCCTTGACCTTGGTTTTCAAGTAGATGATGATACTTTAATCCTTAGCAGAGAACTTTCTCTAAACGGCAGAAATACTTGTAGAATCAACGACAGACCTACTACTGTTTCTACATTAAAGGAAATCGGTATTGAACTTATCAATATTCATGGACAGCATGAAAGTTTAGAATTAATGTCACCTGAGTCACATATAAATTATATTGACAATTTCGCAGAACTTTCTTCTGTAATTGATGACTATAATGTTTCTTTTAAAGAACTAAAAAAGCTAAATAAACTCCTTAAAGAAAATGGTGGAGATGAAAGTCAGCGACTTTATGAAATAGATTTATTGACTTTCCAAGTTGATGAAATCAACAACGCATCTTTAACTGTAGGTGAGGAGGAAGAACTCCAAAACGAAAAGAAGTTGCTCCAAAATAGCGAGAAAGTTCGCCAATATCTTGATAAGTCAAAGTCAATTTTGTCAGGATATAATGGTGGAAATGCTTGTGAAATGGTTGATGAGGCTAGTACAAACCTTATTAAAGCATCAAACTTTCTTGAAGAGGCTGAGGATGTCAGTAATCGATTAAGTGACCTTTCATATGCACTACAGGATATTTCAGCAGAAATTTCCGACTTAATAGATGAACTTGAATTTAACCCATCAAGACTTGAAGAAATTGAAATAAGACTTGATGAAATATATAAACTAAAGCGTAAATACGGCAACTCTATTGAAGAAATTTTAGAGTATGGAGAAAAGGCTCAGAAGAAACTTAAAAAACTTCTAAACTATGATAAAGATATGGCTGAAGCTAAAGAGCAGTACGAAAAGCTATATGATATTACTTTAGAAAAGGCAGAGAACTTAACCTCTTTGCGTAAAAAAGCAGGTAAGGAATTTTCTCATAGAGTTGAAGAAGAAATGAAATTTCTTGATATGCCAAATGTAAGAATTACAGTTAGCATAGAGCAAAGTCCACTTTACTCAAAGGGTAAGGATAAAGTAGAAATATTAATTTCAGCCAATCCGGGAGAAACACCAAAACCGGTTTCTAAAATTGCATCCGGTGGTGAACTTTCCAGAATGATGTTGGCTATTAAAACTGTTTTATCGGAAAGTGATACTATAGATACCTTAATCTTTGATGAAGTAGATACAGGTATCTCAGGTAAAGCATCACGAAAAGTAGGACTAAAGCTAAAGGAAGTTTCCAAGAATAGACAGGTTATCTGTGTAACTCATCAGGTGCAGATTGCTTCCTTAGCAGATAACCACAATCTAATTAGAAAGAATGTTAAGGGTGAAAGAACCTTTACAGATGTTACTACCCTAGATTACAACGGCAGAATTGAAGAACTTGCCAGAATTATGGGTGGTATAGAAATAACAGAAAATACAAAGAAATTAGCAGAAGAAATGCTAAATAATAATTGA
- a CDS encoding polyprenyl synthetase family protein, with product MNYLELIENKLKTYFPQGKEKDSLIEKVLIDSMEYSLEAGGKRIRPTLTLMFSEVCGGTVEQALPFACGIEMIHTYSLIHDDLPCMDDDDLRRGKPSNHKVYGEDIALLAGDALLTNAFATVLSEETVSLVGGEKSAKCGRILATLSGMTGMVGGQVIDLQSEGKKVPIDTIRQMHLKKTSALIKCACMMGAIVGSNNEEHIKIAETYGENLGLAFQIMDDILDVVSDEKSLGKPIGSDAENEKSTFVTLLGLDKCYELVNEYTEKAIKSLDGINGDTSQLKALAVKMSERKN from the coding sequence ATGAACTATTTAGAATTAATAGAAAATAAACTGAAAACATATTTTCCGCAAGGTAAGGAAAAGGACTCTCTAATTGAAAAAGTCCTTATTGACTCAATGGAATATTCCTTAGAGGCAGGTGGTAAGCGTATCAGACCAACATTAACTTTAATGTTTAGTGAGGTTTGTGGTGGTACTGTAGAACAGGCTTTGCCATTTGCTTGTGGAATTGAAATGATACATACATATTCACTGATTCATGATGATTTACCTTGTATGGATGATGACGATTTAAGAAGAGGAAAACCATCAAACCATAAGGTATATGGTGAAGATATAGCTTTACTTGCAGGGGATGCATTACTTACAAATGCATTTGCAACTGTACTTTCAGAAGAGACAGTTTCCCTAGTAGGTGGAGAAAAGTCAGCAAAGTGTGGTAGAATTTTAGCTACACTTTCAGGTATGACAGGTATGGTAGGTGGTCAAGTTATCGACCTACAGTCTGAGGGTAAGAAAGTACCTATTGATACTATCAGACAAATGCACCTTAAGAAAACTTCAGCACTTATTAAATGTGCTTGTATGATGGGTGCTATAGTTGGCAGTAACAATGAAGAACATATCAAAATTGCCGAAACATATGGTGAAAACCTAGGCTTAGCTTTTCAAATTATGGATGATATTCTTGATGTTGTCAGTGATGAAAAGTCCCTTGGTAAGCCAATTGGCAGTGATGCAGAAAATGAAAAATCAACTTTTGTAACACTTCTTGGACTTGATAAGTGTTATGAACTTGTAAATGAATATACTGAAAAAGCCATCAAATCCCTTGATGGTATCAACGGAGATACCTCTCAGTTAAAGGCTCTTGCAGTAAAAATGTCAGAAAGAAAGAACTAA
- the xseB gene encoding exodeoxyribonuclease VII small subunit → MSSELTIEELTAKLKSQLAKLEDNSIPLNEAMEVYREAAITLEQCYDSLDKAKGHLSDINEEIDKLRMKRDEL, encoded by the coding sequence ATGAGTAGTGAACTAACAATAGAAGAATTAACTGCTAAATTAAAATCCCAACTTGCTAAACTAGAGGATAATTCTATCCCACTAAATGAAGCAATGGAAGTATATAGAGAGGCAGCAATTACACTTGAACAGTGTTATGATTCTCTTGATAAAGCAAAAGGTCACCTTTCCGATATTAATGAAGAAATTGACAAATTGCGTATGAAACGAGATGAACTGTAA
- the argR gene encoding arginine repressor produces the protein MKLRRHEAIIDLVNNQDINTQEELMENLQKQGFKVTQATVSRDIKELRIFKALGKDGKYRYSTGGRNALDKTSGFESLFASSVEEVDSAENIVVIKTMTGMAQAVCMSLDNIDFENIVGTIAGDDTIFVLCRNLKATEEMLNKFRKLI, from the coding sequence GTGAAATTACGCAGACATGAGGCTATTATTGACCTTGTAAATAACCAAGATATTAATACCCAAGAGGAACTTATGGAGAACTTGCAGAAACAAGGTTTCAAGGTTACTCAAGCTACAGTTTCCAGGGATATTAAAGAATTGAGAATTTTCAAAGCACTTGGCAAAGACGGTAAGTATCGTTACTCAACAGGTGGCAGAAATGCCCTTGACAAAACAAGTGGTTTTGAAAGTCTATTTGCTTCTTCTGTAGAAGAAGTGGATAGTGCAGAGAATATTGTAGTTATAAAAACTATGACAGGTATGGCACAAGCAGTTTGTATGTCACTTGACAATATTGATTTTGAAAATATTGTGGGAACTATTGCCGGTGACGATACAATTTTTGTTTTGTGCAGAAACCTAAAAGCAACGGAAGAAATGCTTAATAAATTCAGAAAATTAATTTAA
- a CDS encoding NAD(+)/NADH kinase codes for MNICLKVNTDKGHAVKCAKEIITLLTECGATILMKRDAKEHFESFKDIIYYKSDNELFANADKAVTVGGDGTIIHNARHAAENNIPLIGVNCGHLGFAAEIEPEEVSELKRLLTDDYTTDERMVIEVSVVKETGTKTFSCINDAVISRGQLSRIIDLNLYVDGEKATHYSADGLIFATPTGSTAYSLSAGGPVVEPTMSCVVLTPICPHSLVDRTVIFNGNSVLSVYSESYGTSESYLTIDGQIVIPLSSRDKVIIKKSPYILKMISFKNKNFYRRVSEKLKERDD; via the coding sequence ATGAACATTTGTTTAAAGGTAAATACCGACAAAGGTCATGCAGTAAAATGTGCAAAAGAAATTATAACTTTGCTTACTGAATGTGGTGCAACAATTCTTATGAAAAGAGATGCAAAAGAACATTTTGAGTCTTTTAAGGATATTATCTACTACAAAAGTGATAATGAATTGTTCGCAAATGCCGATAAGGCAGTAACAGTAGGTGGTGACGGTACAATTATTCACAATGCCCGTCATGCAGCAGAAAATAATATTCCGTTAATCGGTGTAAATTGTGGTCATTTAGGTTTTGCAGCAGAGATTGAACCGGAAGAAGTCAGCGAACTAAAAAGACTTTTAACTGATGACTACACAACAGATGAAAGAATGGTTATTGAAGTTTCTGTTGTGAAAGAAACAGGCACAAAGACTTTCTCTTGCATTAATGATGCAGTTATTTCAAGAGGTCAGCTTTCAAGAATTATTGACTTGAACCTATATGTTGATGGTGAAAAGGCAACACATTATAGTGCTGATGGTCTAATCTTTGCAACACCAACAGGCAGTACAGCCTATTCACTTTCAGCAGGTGGTCCTGTTGTTGAACCAACAATGAGTTGTGTTGTGCTTACTCCCATTTGCCCACATTCACTTGTTGACAGAACAGTTATTTTTAACGGTAATTCTGTGCTTTCTGTTTATTCCGAAAGTTACGGTACTAGCGAAAGCTACCTTACTATTGACGGACAAATTGTAATACCACTTTCAAGTAGAGATAAAGTAATTATCAAGAAGTCACCTTACATACTAAAGATGATTTCATTTAAGAATAAGAATTTTTACCGTAGAGTTAGCGAAAAGCTAAAGGAGCGTGATGACTAG
- a CDS encoding TlyA family RNA methyltransferase yields the protein MKKRLDVLVYEKGFCESREKAKAIIMSGIVYVDNQKADKCGTQYDEKCNIEVRGSTLKYVSRGGLKLEKAMENFDLTLKDKITMDIGASTGGFTDCMLQNGAKKVYSIDVGYGQLAWKLRSDERVVNLERTNFRNVTHEQVPDDIDFFSIDVSFISLKLLLPVARNLLTENGEAVCLIKPQFEAGRENVGKKGVVRDPKVHENVVTDIMDFCLNNGYSVLNLDFSPVKGPEGNIEYLIHLRKSDKPELLTDVNPKELVEKSHSILSK from the coding sequence ATGAAAAAGCGATTAGATGTTTTAGTATATGAAAAAGGTTTTTGTGAGTCACGAGAAAAAGCAAAGGCAATTATAATGTCCGGCATTGTCTATGTGGATAATCAGAAAGCTGATAAATGTGGCACACAGTATGATGAAAAATGTAATATTGAAGTTAGAGGCAGTACTTTAAAGTATGTTTCAAGAGGTGGTCTAAAGCTAGAGAAAGCTATGGAAAACTTTGACCTAACTTTAAAGGACAAAATCACTATGGATATTGGTGCATCAACAGGTGGCTTTACTGATTGTATGCTACAGAATGGTGCAAAAAAGGTATATTCTATTGATGTTGGTTACGGTCAACTTGCATGGAAACTTCGTTCCGATGAACGAGTTGTAAACCTAGAAAGAACTAACTTTAGAAATGTTACTCATGAACAAGTACCGGATGATATTGACTTTTTCTCAATAGATGTTTCATTTATTTCACTAAAGCTACTTTTACCTGTAGCAAGAAACTTGCTAACAGAAAACGGTGAAGCAGTTTGTTTAATCAAACCACAGTTTGAAGCAGGTAGAGAAAATGTAGGCAAGAAAGGTGTTGTTCGTGACCCAAAGGTTCACGAAAATGTTGTAACAGATATTATGGACTTTTGTCTTAATAACGGTTACTCAGTACTTAACCTGGATTTTTCACCGGTAAAAGGACCTGAGGGAAATATTGAATATCTAATACACCTAAGAAAATCCGATAAACCGGAACTTTTAACTGATGTAAACCCAAAAGAATTAGTAGAAAAATCACACTCTATACTTTCCAAGTAA
- the dxs gene encoding 1-deoxy-D-xylulose-5-phosphate synthase, with amino-acid sequence MSDFKILSQLNSPEDLRKLPDEELPELCSEIREKLIEVVSVNGGHLASNLGVVELTVALHKNFKTPYDSIVWDVGHQSYTHKMLTGRFDKIDTIRKKGGLSGFPKRSESKYDEFNAGHSSTSISAGLGISEAKRIKGDKSYTVSVIGDASFTGGMSLEGFNNAGRYAKRFIVVLNDNKMSITKNVGAFAKYLTKVRVNPWYLRLKNKLERIFLKIPLLGSLALKVIQRSTRNVKRMAYKNTIFENFGFTYFGPIDGHNIEDMSNAFEAAKKVNGPVLVHVVTKKGKGYEYAEKDPKTFHGINKFNIETGESPQSKESFSSVFGEYMCDIAQNDRRICGITAAMGPGVGLDKFAELYKERFFDVGIAEQHAVTFAGGLSAKGMVPVFAVYSTFLQRAYDQLLHDVAMQKLHVVIGIDRAGIVGDDGETHQGVFDVSMLNSFPNTTIYSPCYFEGLKKALNQAVYHTDSLVAVRYPRGGELYRPKDYTEVSVDFDFYGDLSSDTLIVTYGRLFSNCCKALEILKEKGKKICILKLNRIKPLPLDAVKASMKFKKIYFYEEGMYNGSIACSFNSELSELDYKGNLKIIAIDDKFVTHQTVNEALKELHFDSESIAKEILEDK; translated from the coding sequence ATGTCAGATTTTAAGATTCTATCTCAACTTAATTCTCCGGAAGATTTACGGAAACTTCCTGATGAGGAGTTGCCGGAACTTTGTAGTGAGATAAGAGAAAAGTTAATAGAAGTAGTGTCTGTAAATGGAGGTCACCTTGCCTCTAATTTAGGTGTAGTTGAGCTAACAGTAGCTTTACACAAGAATTTCAAAACTCCATACGATAGCATAGTATGGGATGTAGGTCATCAGTCCTATACCCACAAAATGCTAACAGGTAGATTTGATAAAATTGACACAATACGCAAAAAGGGAGGACTTTCAGGATTCCCTAAGCGTAGCGAAAGTAAATATGATGAATTTAATGCAGGTCACAGTAGTACCTCAATATCAGCCGGTTTAGGTATAAGTGAAGCAAAGAGAATCAAAGGTGATAAGTCCTATACTGTTTCAGTAATAGGTGATGCTTCATTTACAGGTGGTATGTCACTTGAAGGCTTTAACAATGCCGGTAGATACGCAAAGAGATTTATTGTTGTGCTTAACGACAACAAAATGTCTATTACCAAGAATGTAGGTGCTTTTGCTAAGTACCTTACCAAAGTTAGGGTAAACCCTTGGTATCTTCGTTTAAAAAATAAACTTGAAAGAATTTTCTTAAAGATACCACTACTTGGCAGTTTAGCACTAAAGGTTATCCAAAGGTCAACAAGAAATGTTAAGCGAATGGCTTATAAAAACACAATTTTTGAGAACTTTGGTTTTACCTATTTTGGACCGATTGACGGTCACAATATTGAAGATATGTCAAATGCTTTTGAGGCAGCAAAAAAGGTAAATGGTCCTGTACTTGTTCATGTAGTAACCAAAAAGGGTAAAGGTTACGAATATGCCGAGAAAGACCCTAAGACTTTCCATGGTATCAATAAGTTTAATATTGAAACAGGTGAGTCACCACAAAGCAAAGAAAGTTTTTCTTCTGTATTTGGCGAGTATATGTGTGATATTGCCCAAAATGATAGGAGAATTTGTGGCATTACAGCAGCGATGGGTCCCGGTGTTGGTTTAGATAAATTTGCAGAACTATATAAGGAAAGATTTTTTGATGTTGGTATTGCCGAGCAACACGCAGTAACCTTTGCAGGTGGACTTTCAGCAAAAGGTATGGTACCTGTTTTTGCAGTGTACAGTACATTTTTACAGAGAGCATATGACCAGCTACTTCACGATGTAGCAATGCAAAAACTCCATGTTGTTATCGGTATAGACAGAGCCGGTATTGTTGGTGATGATGGTGAAACTCACCAAGGTGTGTTTGATGTTTCAATGCTAAATTCATTTCCAAATACTACTATTTATTCACCTTGTTACTTTGAGGGACTAAAGAAAGCACTTAACCAAGCAGTTTATCACACAGATAGTTTGGTAGCAGTCAGATACCCTAGAGGTGGAGAACTTTATAGACCAAAGGATTACACAGAGGTTTCAGTTGACTTTGACTTTTACGGTGATTTATCAAGTGATACTTTAATTGTAACTTACGGCAGACTTTTCTCAAATTGTTGCAAAGCACTTGAAATTCTAAAAGAAAAAGGCAAGAAAATCTGTATTCTTAAACTTAACAGAATCAAGCCTTTACCTCTTGATGCAGTAAAGGCATCAATGAAGTTTAAGAAAATATATTTTTATGAAGAAGGTATGTACAATGGCAGTATTGCTTGTAGTTTCAACTCAGAACTTTCTGAACTTGACTACAAGGGCAACCTAAAGATTATTGCCATTGACGATAAATTTGTAACCCATCAAACAGTAAATGAAGCACTAAAGGAACTTCATTTTGACAGCGAAAGTATAGCAAAGGAAATATTAGAGGATAAATGA